A single window of Periophthalmus magnuspinnatus isolate fPerMag1 chromosome 9, fPerMag1.2.pri, whole genome shotgun sequence DNA harbors:
- the arid5a gene encoding AT-rich interactive domain-containing protein 5A: MAEEDTTETQQRSDDKGESVCQTPISVIEIRDSSNDFDEETSAQMEKSFISGLHSYMRVRGTPIERIPHLGFKQINLWMIYKAVEKLGGYDSVTTKRLWKRVYDELGGSPGSTSAATCTRKHYERLVLPYERHLKGEEDKPLPPTKPRKPYKRNADGKVDKAEGKKKRSHLDRDTDSQLRIQRNDLVLHPLPSMWTIASDKVDSKPSSDLSIYGLSHVLPVPSTCTWTPPVPPGAGISPLEKKKRMAQASLHLRLNPQGEEYQRPSVILCSSPGPASSARASSDGSPQPQSSSSSRSSSPLSVSSEDSSVTHQDKTSPSLHLQLNRSRVKSVCTDDRENQESKEITDKTEGNSQPVIKHFAKDFEKDKITNWMPVYKGTHFTPSLHSSSSFHAKYDLAAAPSSSFSKVVPKTVQPLRPAPIRYKIHQTRQVQDDSVAKKLNGTSQRTNQTEKWENSQSRLCKVPLSQHSLLHNLPTSCVVPSYNKSERGHTRPHTSFHPAFLSNRMRLPHAQLMYRQVPGNPGHPAFIGPVSYPFSYPMCHPGYTLPNVMPIYPHKL; the protein is encoded by the exons ATGG ctGAAGAGGACACAACTGAGACTCAACAGCGATCAGATGACAAGGGAGAGTCCGTTTGCCAG ACCCCTATCTCTGTGATTGAGATCCGTGACTCATCaaatgattttgatgaagagaCCAGTGCTCAAATGGAGAAGTCCTTCATCTCTGGACTGCACTCCTATATGAGGGTCAGAGGGACACCCATAGAGAGGATTCCACATTTGGGCTTTAAACAAA TTAACCTTTGGATGATCTACAAAGCTGTAGAGAAACTTGGGGGCTATGATTCA gtaACAACAAAACGTCTTTGGAAGAGAGTATACGATGAGCTGGGAGGAAGTCCAGGTAGCACCAGTGCAGCCACCTGTACTCGCAAGCATTATGAAAG GCTGGTCCTACCGTATGAGAGACACCtcaaaggagaggaggacaaacCTCTGCCTCCCACCAAGCCACGAAAACCTTACAAGAGGAATGCAGATGGAAAAGTGGACAAGGCAGAGGGGAAAAAGAAAAGGAGTCACCTAGATAGAGACACGGACTCTCAG CTGAGAATACAGAGAAATGATCTGGTACTGCACCCTCTCCCCTCTATGTGGACAATTGCCTCTGACAAAGTAGACTCTAAGCCAAGCTCGGATCTGAGTATATATGGCCTGTCTCATGTCCTACCAGTGCCTTCAACATGTACCTGGACACCCCCTGTCCCTCCTGGAGCAGGGATCTCCCCTCTGGAGAAGAAGAAACGAATGGCTCAGGCCAGTCTCCACCTGCGGCTCAACCCACAGGGCGAGGAGTACCAGCGGCCGTCTGTCATCCTGTGCTCCTCTCCAGGCCCAGCCTCTTCGGCCCGGGCCTCTTCTGATGGTTCTCCACAGcctcagtcctcctcctcctcacgcagctcatctcctctgtctgtttctTCAGAAGACAGTTCAGTCACTCATCAGGACAAAACTTCACCAAGTTTACACTTACAACTAAACCGCTCGAGGGTCAAAAGTGTATGTACAGATGACAGAGAGAACCAGGAATCTAAAGAAATCACTGATAAAACAGAGGGTAACTCACAACCAGTGATCAAGCATTTTGCAAAGGATTTTGAAAAAGATAAAATTACTAACTGGATGCCAGTTTACAAAGGAACACATTTCACACCTTCTTTACACTCATCATCATCCTTCCACGCTAAATATGATTTAGCTGCTGCACCTAGCTCCAGTTTCTCCAAAGTGGTCCCAAAAACTGTACAGCCCCTGAGACCTGCTCCAATTCGCTATAAAATTCACCAAACACGGCAAGTTCAAGATGATTCAGTGGCAAAGAAACTCAACGGCACATCTCAGAGAACTAATCAGACTGAAAAATGGGAAAACTCCCAATCAAGGCTCTGCAAGGTTCCACTATCTCAGCATAGTCTTCTGCATAATTTGCCTACATCATGTGTGGTGCCCAGTTACAACAAATCAGAACGGGGCCACACTCGGCCTCACACATCATTTCACCCTGcatttctctcaaacagaatgAGACTGCCACATGCTCAGCTAATGTATCGACAGGTACCAGGAAATCCAGGACATCCTGCTTTCATTGGCCCTGTGTCTTATCCATTCTCCTATCCCATGTGTCACCCTGGATATACTCTACCTAATGTGATGCCTATTTATCCACAtaaactttga
- the gins4 gene encoding DNA replication complex GINS protein SLD5, with amino-acid sequence MSDGLSEDGSDINQEDEDVMTPAELIAKLEEAWLNEKFSPELLENKSEVVECVMEQLTHMEANLQRVKKGDAKASIHRMEIDRIRYVLSSYLRSRLQKIEKYFPHVLEKEKSREMGDASLLSPEEFAFAKEYYANTETYLKAMALKRMPPNLQTIDMLKAVPEPCLDSFVFLRVKERQENILVEPETDDQREYVVDLEEGSQHLMRYRTIAPLVSTGAVQLI; translated from the exons ATGTCGGACGGTTTATCTGAAGACGGCAGCGACATCAACCAAGAAGATGAGGACGTGATGACTCCCGCGGAGCTCATCGCAAAACTAGAAGAA GCCTGGCTCAATGAGAAGTTTTCCCCGGAGCTCCTGGAGAACAAGTCCGAGGTGGTGGAGTGTGTGATGGAGCAGCTGACGCACATG GAAGCCAACTTGCAGCGTGTGAAGAAAGGAGACGCCAAAGCCAGCATCCACCGCATGGAGATTGATAGGATTCGTTATGTACTCAGCAGCTACTTGCGTTCTCGTTTGCAAAAG ATTGAAAAGTACTTTCCACATGTCCTGGAGAAAGAAAAGTCTCGAGAAATGGGTGATGCATCATTGCTCTCACCGGAAGAGTTTGCCTTTGCTAAAGA aTACTATGCCAATACAGAGACATATCTGAAAGCAATGGCACTAAAGCGTATGCCCCCTAATCTGCAGACAATAGACATGCTTAAAGCAG TCCCTGAGCCTTGTTTGGActcctttgtgtttttgagagtaaaagagagacaggaaaaCATTTTGGTGGAACCTGAAACTGACGACCAGAG GGAATATGTTGTGGATCTTGAAGAGGGCTCCCAACATTTGATGCGATACCGAACCATAGCCCCACTTGTCTCAACTGGAGCTGTGCAGTTAATTTAG
- the ppp1r3c2b gene encoding protein phosphatase 1 regulatory subunit 3C-B-like: MEVTGSSILPEVGIGSMAHSAGLLEIAVRLCLNQRKQLCPHVWVPILKPLRPCIRVQVPPETFSQSFLSFWDEFDDDDFEEIPLKNKHVMFADTKGLSLTDVRMFSDREEPSDLAILPSFQGLGLTEDSYSCTVSTCCPGTQLKLGFPQPSADFQVFRAKLEKSMVILENCSVTEQALHGTLRVKNICFQKDVCVRITFDSWYTFRDVPCMYLPERFGGPQTDIFEFEVPIPKILDAKRKIEFCLKYLPGGHSESFWDNNNGQNYSILVCVNSHLCQGMYPK, translated from the exons ATGGAGGTGACCGGCTCAAG TATCCTCCCAGAGGTGGGCATTGGCTCTATGGCACACTCTGCTGGACTGTTGGAAATTGCAGTTCGCCTGTGCCTAAACCAACGTAAACAACTTTGTCCTCACGTTTGGGTCCCCATCCTGAAGCCCTTGCGCCCCTGCATTCGAGTTCAAGTTCCCCCAGAGACTTTCAGCCAGTCGTTTCTGTCCTTCTGGGATGAGTTTGACGATGATGATTTTGAAGAAATTCCACTAAAGAACAAGCATGTCATGTTTGCAGACACCAAGGGTTTGTCTTTGACTGATGTCCGGATGTTCTCTGATAGAGAAGAGCCTTCAGATTTAGCCATACTGCCATCTTTTCAAGGTTTAGGCCTAACAGAGGATAGCTACAGCTGCACAGTCAGCACTTGTTGTCCTGGCACACAACTCAAATTGGGTTTTCCGCAGCCCTCTGCCGACTTCCAGGTGTTTCGTGCCAAACTGGAAAAAAGTATGGTCATCctggaaaactgcagtgtcacTGAACAGGCTTTGCACGGGACCCTTCGGGTCAAAAACATTTGCTTTCAGAAAGATGTGTGCGTACGCATCACTTTTGATTCCTGGTACACTTTTAGAGATGTCCCATGTATGTATTTGCCAGAACGATTTGGTGGGCCACAGACTGACATCTTTGAATTTGAAGTCCCAATTCCCAAAATACTTGATGCAAAGAGGAAGATagagttttgtttaaaatatttaccAGGAGGCCATAGTGAGTCTTTCTGGGACAATAATAATGGACAGAATTACAGCATTCTTGTGTGTGTAAATTCACACCTCTGTCAGGGAATGTATCCAAAGTAA